ctcttcatccatccctccctccctttttctcatTGTCTCCTGAAGTGGCATAGTGAGCGACTGAGCCAGAGTTACCCAGTAATGAGACAAACACCTGCAGATGTCTGAAGAAAATGATTTCATTGGATAAAGCTAGGGACTGGCAAAGAAAgggactggagaccaggacagaACCGTCTCACTCATCTGCGTGGTGCTTAAATCTGCAACATGAAAGAGAAGGATAGAAACTTGTACGTGTTAAGAACTCAGCGAGCCAAATAGAAATGGATTGACCCCTACCCACTCCTCACCCAGCAAAAAAGGAtaaggtgacaagaactctttaACAACAGACCAAATCCATCTGAGACGACACAATGAATGCCTCGCAACACCATGGACTGATCCAAGGGTACCACAACAGGAACCACAGTTTGGGTTCCTTGCCAATAAACAAAGATGGCAAGGAGTCCTCGACTGGATGTTACGACCAGCTCCTTATCTCCACTGAGGTTTTCCTCACCCTGGGCATTGTCAGTCTGCTAGAGAACATTCTGGTCATCACCGCCATAATAAAGAACAAGAACCTTCACTCCCCCATGTACCTATTCATCTGCAGCCTGGCCGTGGCCGACATGCTGGTGAGCGTCTCAAATGCGTCAGAGACCATTGTCATTGCATTGATCAACGGGGGCAATGTGACCATCCCAGGCACAATGATCAAGAATATGGACAACGTGTTTGATTCATTGATCTGCAGctctctcctggcctccatCTGTAGTCTGCTGGCCATCGCCGTGGACCGCTACATCACCATCTTCTACGCGCTCCGCTACCACAACATCGTGACTGTCCGGCGGGCACTCCTGGTCATCACAGGCATCTGGACTTGTTGTACGGCATCCGGTGTGCTGTTCATCATCTACTCCGAGAGCACCATGGTCCTCATCTGCCTCATTACCATGTTCTTCACCATGTTGGCTCTCATGGCTTCTCTCTACGTCCACATGTTCCTGCTCGCACGCCTGCACATGAAGAGGATCGCAGCCCTCCCTGGGAATGCACCAATCCGCCAGCGGGCCAACATGAAAGGTGCcatcaccctcaccatcctgctgGGAGTGTTCGTGGTGTGCTGGGCGcccttcttcctccacctcatcctgATGATCTCCTGCCCACGGAACCCCTACTGCACCTGCTTCATGTCCCACTTCAACATGTACCTGATCCTGATCATGTGCAACTCCGTCATCGACCCTATCATCTACGCCTTTCGGAGCCAGGAGATGAGGAAGACCTTCAAGGAGATCTTCTGCTTCTGGCAGAACCTGCCgaacccatgtgtgtgtgagctccctGGGAAGTACTGAGCCAGACGGTAACTTGTGAGAATATATCTCCTCGTAGGAGGACAGCTGGTCTTCTCCCAAGCT
The sequence above is drawn from the Osmerus eperlanus chromosome 15, fOsmEpe2.1, whole genome shotgun sequence genome and encodes:
- the LOC134035231 gene encoding melanocortin receptor 4-like, whose translation is MNASQHHGLIQGYHNRNHSLGSLPINKDGKESSTGCYDQLLISTEVFLTLGIVSLLENILVITAIIKNKNLHSPMYLFICSLAVADMLVSVSNASETIVIALINGGNVTIPGTMIKNMDNVFDSLICSSLLASICSLLAIAVDRYITIFYALRYHNIVTVRRALLVITGIWTCCTASGVLFIIYSESTMVLICLITMFFTMLALMASLYVHMFLLARLHMKRIAALPGNAPIRQRANMKGAITLTILLGVFVVCWAPFFLHLILMISCPRNPYCTCFMSHFNMYLILIMCNSVIDPIIYAFRSQEMRKTFKEIFCFWQNLPNPCVCELPGKY